One genomic window of Glycine max cultivar Williams 82 chromosome 16, Glycine_max_v4.0, whole genome shotgun sequence includes the following:
- the LOC100795581 gene encoding 40S ribosomal protein S3-3 yields the protein MASQMSKKRKFVADGVFFAELNEVLTRELAEDGYSGVEVRVTPMRTEIIIRATRTQAVLGEKGRRIRELTSVVQKRFKFPENSVELYAEKVNNRGLCAIAQAESLRYKLLGGLAVRRACYGVLRFVMESGAKGCEVIVSGKLRAQRAKSMKFKDGYMISSGQPVKDYIDSAVRHVLLRQGVLGIKVKIMLDWDPKGKQGPKTPLPDLVTIHTPKEEEEYARPAAVLATDIEVPVA from the exons ATGGCGTCTCAGATGAGCAAGAAGAGAAAG TTTGTTGCGGACGGAGTGTTCTTCGCCGAACTGAACGAGGTTCTGACACGTGAATTGGCGGAGGACGGTTACTCCGGCGTGGAAGTTAGGGTTACGCCGATGCGCACCGAGATCATCATCAGAGCCACCAGAACCCAGGCTGTTCTAG GTGAGAAGGGAAGGAGAATTAGGGAACTTACCTCAGTGGTGCAGAAGAGGTTCAAATTCCCCGAAAACAGTGTCGAGCTTTATGCTGAGAAGGTCAACAACAGAGGCTTGTGTGCCATTGCTCAGGCCGAGTCGCTTCGCTACAAGCTCCTCGGCGGCCTCGCTGTTCGCAG GGCTTGCTATGGTGTTTTAAGATTTGTGATGGAAAGCGGTGCCAAAGGATGCGAG GTCATTGTTAGTGGAAAACTGAGAGCTCAGAGAGCCAAGTCCATGAAATTCAAGGATGGATATATGATTTCTTCTGGACAACCAGTCAAGGATTACATTGACTCTGCAGTGAGACATGTGCTACTAAGAcag GGTGTTCTTGGTATCAAGGTTAAGATCATGCTTGATTGGGATCCTAAAGGGAAACAGGGTCCTAAAACTCCCCTTCCTGATCTTGTCACGATCCACACCCccaaggaagaggaagaatatGCCCGGCCTGCTGCTGTTTTGGCAACTGATATTGAGGTCCCTGTtgcttga
- the LOC100796105 gene encoding peroxidase 47: MLCKPPLKCLKIVIMANLLTMFFVMEMIVVSGFSFGASGLSMNYYLLSCPIAEPVVKNTVNTALQDDPTLAAGLVRMHFHDCFIEGCDGSVLIDSTKDNTAEKDSPANLSLRGYEVIDDIKEELEKQCPGVVSCADIVAMAARDAVFFAGGPVYDIPKGRKDGTRSKIEDTINLPAPIFNASELIKMFGQRGFSTRDMVALSGAHTLGVARCSSFKNRLTQVDSEFAKTLSKTCSAGDTAEQPFDSTRSDFDNQYFNALVSNNGVLTSDQTLYNSPQTRNIVNAYAMNQALFFLDFQQAMVKMSMLDAKQGSKGEVRKNCHQIN, from the exons ATGTTGTGCAAACCACCTTTGAAGTGTTTGAAGATTGTGATCATGGCTAATTTGCTGACAATGTTTTTTGTTATGGAAATGATAGTAGTGAGTGGTTTCAGTTTTGGAGCAAGTGGCTTGAGCATGAATTACTACTTGTTGAGTTGCCCTATTGCTGAACCTGTTGTTAAGAACACTGTCAACACAGCTCTGCAGGATGATCCCACCCTAGCAGCAGGTCTTGTTAGAATGCACTTCCATGACTGTTTCATAGAG GGATGTGATGGTTCAGTTCTGATTGACTCCACTAAGGACAACACAGCAGAAAAGGATTCACCAGCAAACTTGAGCTTGAGAGGCTATGAAGTCATAGATGACATCAAGGAAGAGCTTGAAAAACAATGCCCGGGAGTGGTTTCATGCGCTGATATTGTCGCTATGGCTGCTAGAGATGCAGTTTTCTTT GCAGGGGGTCCTGTATATGACATAccaaaaggaaggaaggatgGAACAAGGTCCAAAATTGAGGATACTATCAATCTACCTGCACCCATTTTCAATGCTTCTGAGCTCATCAAGATGTTCGGACAACGTGGGTTTTCTACAAGAGACATGGTGGCTCTATCAG GAGCTCACACATTAGGAGTGGCAAGGTGTTCTTCATTCAAGAACAGACTGACCCAAGTGGACTCAGAATTTGCGAAGACACTCTCCAAGACATGCAGTGCGGGTGACACTGCTGAGCAACCCTTTGACTCCACGAGGAGCGATTTTGACAACCAATACTTCAACGCTTTGGTCTCAAACAACGGGGTTCTCACATCGGACCAAACGTTGTACAACAGCCCACAAACCAGGAACATTGTGAACGCTTATGCAATGAATCAAGCCTTGTTTTTCTTGGATTTCCAACAGGCAATGGTGAAGATGAGCATGCTCGATGCCAAACAAGGGTCCAAGGGGGAAGTACGAAAAAATTgtcatcaaataaattaa
- the LOC100500193 gene encoding vesicle transport protein SFT2B has translation MEKMNKAFEKVKIMVGMDAEDEDQQAAALNSSNSFAFMDDFNRNCTLSTTQRLYGFAICFAAGLTCTLLSMLVFFKPIKFAIAFTLGNLLSLGSTAFLIGPKRQVTMMLDPVRIYATAIYIASMIIALFCALYVHNKLLTFLAIILEFGALVWYSLSYIPFARSMVSKIMVSCFDTEF, from the exons ATGGAAAAGATGAACAAAGCCTTCGAGAAAGTGAAGATTATGGTGGGAATGGACGCCGAAGATGAAGATCAACAAGCTGCTGCATTGAACAGCAGCAACTCCTTCGCCTTCATGGACGACTTCAACCGCAACTGCACCTTGTCCACCACACAG AGACTATATGGTTTTGCCATATGCTTTGCTGCTGGATTAACTTGTACGCTATTG TCTATGCTTGTTTTCTTCAAACCAATCAAGTTTGCGATAGCATTCACTCTTGGTAATTTGCTTTCACTTGGAAG CACAGCATTCCTTATAGGTCCTAAAAGGCAAGTTACAATGATGCTTGACCCTGTTCGTATATATGCAACAGCCATATACATTGCAAGTATGATAATCGCCTTGTTTTGTGCTCTTTAT GTTCATAACAAGTTACTGACATTTCTTGCAATTATTTTGGAGTTTGGGGCACTTGTTTG GTATAGCTTGAGCTACATCCCTTTTGCGAGGTCCATGGTTTCAAAGATCATGGTTTCATGCTTTGACACAGAATTTTAG
- the LOC100797161 gene encoding 4,5-DOPA dioxygenase extradiol — MNMGLKLKETFYLSHGAPSLVIDDSIPAWHFFNSWKEQFPTKPSSILVISAHWDTHVPTVNVVDQNDTIYDFSGFPKSMYKLKYPAPGAPQLAKRVKELLLGSGFSHVDEDKKRGLDHGAWVPLFLMYPEADIPVCQLSISSNKGGTYHYNMGKALAPLKDEGVLIIGSGSATHNLRAMAPRGSPPAPWASAFMSWLETSLLDGRYEEVNEFEEKAPYAKMAHPWPDHFFPLHVAMGAAGENAKAKVVHDSWDAGSISYASFGFTTAKS; from the exons aTGAATATGGGGTTGAAATTGAAGGAGACGTTCTACTTGTCCCATGGAGCACCAAGTCTAGTCATAGATGATTCAATCCCTGCGTGGCACTTCTTCAATTCCTGGAAGGAGCAGTTTCCGACGAAACCCTCTTCCATTCTTGTTATCTCCGCCCACTGGGACACCCATGTTCCCACCGTCAACGTCGTTGACCAAAATGACACCATCTACGACTTCTCTGGCTTCCCCAAATCCATGTACAAG CTCAAGTATCCAGCACCAGGAGCTCCACAGTTGGCAAAGAGGGTGAAGGAGCTTCTCTTAGGATCAGGATTTAGCCATGTGGATGAAGATAAGAAACGTGGGCTTGACCATGGTGCATGGGTGCCTCTCTTTTTGATGTACCCAGAGGCAGACATCCCTGTGTGTCAACTCTCTATTTCATCAAACAAAGGTGGTACCTATCACTACAACATGGGAAAGGCTTTGGCCCCTCTTAAGGATGAGGGTGTTCTCATCATTGGTTCTGGGAGTGCCACCCACAACCTCAGAGCTATGGCACCTCGTGGTTCTCCACCTGCTCCTTGGGCTTCCGCATTTATGTCCTGGCTAGAAACCTCTCTTCTTGATGGAAG ATACGAGGAAGTAAATGAATTCGAAGAGAAGGCCCCATATGCAAAAATGGCTCATCCCTGGCCAGATCACTTCTTCCCATTGCATGTGGCCATGGGAGCTGCTGGTGAAAATGCAAAGGCCAAAGTTGTACATGATAGTTGGGATGCTGGTTCTATCTCTTATGCTTCTTTCGGTTTTACAACAGCTAAAAGTTGA
- the LOC100798236 gene encoding extradiol ring-cleavage dioxygenase-like, whose amino-acid sequence MALKDTFYISHGSPTLSIDESIQARKFLQSWKKDVFPQRPSSILVISGHWETAVPTVNVVDSINDTIYDFYGFPKQMYQLKYPAPGAPQLARRVKELLKKSGFSHVDEDTKRGLDHGAWVPLFLMYPEADIPVCQISIQSQQDGTYHYNLGKALAPLKDEGVLIMGSGSAVHNLRALEPHSTVAPWALEFDNWLKDALLEGRYEDVNHYEQKAPHAKKAHPWPDHFYPLHVAIGAAGEDAKAKLIHSSIELGSLSYASYQFTSAAS is encoded by the exons ATGGCGTTGAAGGACACATTCTACATATCTCATGGATCACCAACTTTGTCCATAGATGAATCCATTCAGGCCAGGAAGTTCCTTCAGTCATGGAAGAAGGACGTGTTTCCTCAAAGACCCTCTTCAATTCTTGTCATCTCTGGTCATTGGGAAACCGCAGTTCCCACGGTCAACGTCGTTGACTCCATCAACGACACCATCTAcgatttctatggcttccccaAACAAATGTACCAG CTTAAATATCCTGCACCTGGAGCTCCACAATTGGCAAGGAGGGTGAAGGAACTACTCAAGAAATCTGGTTTCAGCCATGTTGATGAAGATACAAAGCGAGGACTTGACCATGGTGCTTGGGTTCCTCTCTTTTTGATGTATCCAGAAGCTGACATCCCTGTTTGTCAGATATCTATTCAATCTCAGCAAGATGGAACTTATCATTATAACTTAGGAAAGGCATTGGCCCCTCTTAAAGATGAAGGTGTATTGATCATGGGTTCTGGGAGTGCTGTTCACAACTTGAGAGCACTTGAGCCTCACTCCACTGTTGCTCCCTGGGCTCTAGAGTTTGATAATTGGTTGAAAGATGCTCTTCTTGAAGGAAG ATATGAAGATGTAAATCATTATGAGCAGAAAGCACCACATGCAAAAAAGGCTCATCCCTGGCCGGATCACTTTTATCCGCTGCACGTTGCTATTGGTGCTGCTGGTGAAGATGCAAAGGCCAAACTTATCCACAGCAGTATTGAATTGGGCAGTCTCTCTTATGCCTCTTACCAGTTTACATCAGCCGCTAGCTGA